The following proteins come from a genomic window of Macaca thibetana thibetana isolate TM-01 chromosome 15, ASM2454274v1, whole genome shotgun sequence:
- the DMAC1 gene encoding distal membrane-arm assembly complex protein 1, translated as MGFQVSKPLEFSKIAASPDTAAVPAKPAPPATPGAPTAPAEHNWLKTCWSCRVLSGLGLMGAGGYVYWEARKPMKMGYPPGPWTITKMVIGISIATWGIVVMAHPKGRAYHQ; from the exons ATGGGGTTTCAGGTGTCCAAGCCTTTGGAGTTCTCCAAGATCGCTGCGTCTCCCGATACCGCCGCCGTGCCCGCCAAGCCTGCGCCCCCAGCTACACCCGGAGCGCCGACCGCCCCAGCAGAACACAACTGGTTGAAGACTTGCTGGAGCTGTCGAGTGCTTTCTGGGTTGGGGCTGATGGGGGCGGGCGGGTACGTCTACTGGGAGGCACGGAAACCCATGAAGATGGGATATCCCCCGGGTCCATGGACAATTACGAAGATGGTCATCGGCATCA GCATTGCCACCTGGGGTATCGTTGTCATGGCACACCCCAAAGGGAGGGCCTACCACCAGTGA